A genomic region of Deinococcus misasensis DSM 22328 contains the following coding sequences:
- a CDS encoding RNA-guided endonuclease InsQ/TnpB family protein translates to MKLTISAKLKLRHNPQQKAALDAVTLAYRDALNFASKKAFEMDKTSSQPKLHKETYPVIRERFGLGSQLACTVEKQVAATFKTQWTKLKQNLKAREAGQTKRRYKGLDAPPKFVSRTLEYQYGRDYSWKENQKVSVGTLNGRLVLEYEGYQKHLDLISQGVETGAAKLYYQKSKKQYYLIVALNLELPDPRPTDHPTVVGVDVGQRYHFVAQSNTGGTLFQAGGQARHTKDHFAHARKTLQRKGTRSATRRLVSLSGRERRFIANWNHSLSKRLLHRFPKSLIGLEDLTHIRERTEGRSHPKATQKVKASKRRRSQWSFAELQAFLSYKAPLMGCMTTRVHAHHTSQCCPKCGHCSKGNRPNAGLMMMCEVCGFQLHADLAAARNINLRTLLVRQDWMGTGALSVRPDVSYREVKAVYSELRWSTDTSLRL, encoded by the coding sequence ATGAAGTTGACCATCAGCGCCAAGCTCAAGTTGAGGCACAATCCCCAGCAGAAAGCCGCTCTGGATGCCGTGACTCTGGCTTACCGTGATGCGCTCAACTTCGCCTCCAAAAAGGCCTTTGAGATGGACAAAACCAGTTCTCAACCCAAATTACACAAGGAAACTTATCCTGTCATTCGTGAGCGCTTCGGACTGGGTTCTCAACTGGCCTGTACGGTGGAAAAACAAGTGGCAGCAACTTTTAAGACCCAATGGACCAAACTCAAGCAAAACCTCAAAGCCAGAGAAGCAGGCCAAACCAAACGCCGCTACAAAGGTCTGGACGCCCCTCCTAAGTTTGTTTCTCGCACTCTGGAATACCAGTACGGACGGGATTACTCTTGGAAGGAAAACCAAAAGGTCAGTGTGGGTACCCTGAACGGACGACTGGTTCTGGAGTACGAAGGCTACCAGAAACATCTGGACTTGATTTCTCAAGGGGTTGAAACGGGTGCCGCCAAGCTTTACTACCAAAAGTCCAAGAAGCAGTATTACTTGATCGTGGCTTTGAACCTTGAACTTCCTGACCCCCGACCCACCGACCATCCTACGGTGGTGGGTGTAGATGTCGGTCAGAGGTATCACTTTGTCGCCCAGAGCAACACGGGGGGGACGTTGTTCCAAGCGGGAGGTCAGGCCCGCCACACCAAAGATCATTTTGCTCATGCAAGAAAAACCCTCCAACGCAAAGGCACTCGTTCCGCCACTCGCCGTTTGGTGAGTTTGTCGGGAAGAGAAAGACGGTTTATTGCGAATTGGAACCACTCGCTGTCCAAAAGGTTGCTGCATCGCTTCCCCAAGTCTTTGATCGGACTTGAGGACTTGACCCACATCAGAGAACGCACAGAGGGGAGAAGCCATCCCAAAGCCACCCAGAAAGTGAAAGCGTCCAAGCGTCGCCGGAGCCAATGGAGCTTTGCGGAATTGCAAGCCTTCTTGAGTTACAAAGCGCCTCTGATGGGCTGCATGACCACCAGAGTCCATGCCCATCACACGTCTCAGTGCTGCCCGAAGTGTGGTCATTGTTCGAAAGGGAACAGGCCGAATGCAGGGCTGATGATGATGTGTGAAGTGTGTGGGTTTCAATTGCATGCAGACCTCGCGGCAGCCAGAAACATCAACTTGAGAACGTTACTCGTCCGGCAAGACTGGATGGGTACGGGTGCCTTGTCAGTGCGCCCTGATGTGTCGTACCGGGAAGTCAAAGCCGTTTACTCGGAACTGAGATGGAGTACAGACACAAGCCTGCGACTTTAG
- a CDS encoding alpha/beta fold hydrolase: MNDDVMVVDDGQETPKAEAKVRVYGAGSPVLLLSGGPGFSADYMEPLARELELQYMAVLPDLRGTGTNVVDPTPENLSLDAHVQDVENLRQKYGWDKFSFVAHSSGAQIALAYALKYPHFVKSIALLDPAGTDMAYLADFDREANARLNRLDKEILADWKAGNGDFTEGLVTFLYRVVFDRRTANKIVDMVPQKSFVNVQTSEVFNQNLIDSGFNITDRLGELSNIPVYVAHGLLDPLPYEVGKSIAEKTGGKFVLQDNCAHFPWIEVPREFYPQFLGFLFQNAW; encoded by the coding sequence ATGAATGATGACGTGATGGTAGTGGACGATGGACAAGAAACTCCCAAAGCAGAAGCCAAAGTCCGCGTATATGGTGCAGGAAGTCCTGTGCTGCTGCTTTCTGGCGGCCCGGGTTTTTCAGCCGATTACATGGAACCACTCGCCAGAGAATTGGAACTTCAGTACATGGCCGTCCTCCCCGACCTGCGTGGGACCGGTACCAACGTTGTAGACCCCACCCCCGAGAACCTCTCTCTGGATGCCCATGTTCAGGACGTGGAAAACCTGCGCCAGAAATACGGCTGGGACAAGTTCTCTTTTGTGGCCCACTCCAGCGGTGCCCAGATTGCTCTGGCTTATGCCCTGAAGTACCCTCACTTTGTCAAATCTATTGCCCTGCTGGATCCCGCAGGCACCGACATGGCCTATCTGGCAGATTTTGACCGGGAAGCCAACGCCCGTTTGAACCGTTTGGACAAAGAAATCCTTGCCGACTGGAAAGCAGGCAACGGAGATTTCACCGAAGGCCTCGTCACTTTCCTGTACCGCGTGGTGTTTGACCGCCGCACGGCCAACAAGATTGTGGACATGGTCCCCCAGAAGTCTTTTGTGAATGTTCAGACTTCTGAAGTGTTCAACCAGAACCTGATTGACAGTGGCTTCAACATCACCGATCGCCTCGGAGAACTGAGCAACATTCCGGTGTATGTGGCCCACGGTCTGCTGGACCCCCTTCCTTACGAAGTGGGGAAGAGCATCGCTGAAAAAACCGGCGGAAAATTTGTTTTGCAGGACAACTGCGCACACTTCCCCTGGATCGAAGTGCCCAGAGAGTTTTACCCTCAATTCCTCGGGTTTCTGTTCCAAAACGCCTGGTGA
- a CDS encoding N-acyl homoserine lactonase family protein — translation MKVWGINSVNAQLKKSWFASPKEGLSRVLQVMQDAQWHELSPMLSWVIEHPRAGIILVDAGEKPQAMDLSRYPLAPRMITRNMIRFPENFQSPLPEQLKQMGIQASDVEHIIVTHLHQDHVGHLSSFPKAKVWVSRAEFEATQKPFAHMKGYWPSMFPEGFKPDLIDYRDGTFHHFEASKALFEDLWIVPTPGHSPGHQSVIVKSQDRFLVLAGDVTPALQYLTLDAVDMISAMADPQQARQSKQKMVRFMQEQNALYLPSHCPTAMDRLHAFQTQKTLA, via the coding sequence ATGAAGGTCTGGGGCATCAATTCGGTCAACGCACAGTTGAAAAAAAGCTGGTTTGCTTCTCCCAAAGAGGGGCTTTCTCGGGTTTTACAGGTGATGCAGGATGCACAATGGCATGAATTGTCTCCCATGCTGAGCTGGGTCATTGAACATCCCAGAGCAGGGATCATTCTGGTGGATGCCGGAGAAAAACCGCAGGCCATGGACCTGAGCAGGTATCCTCTGGCCCCTCGCATGATCACCCGCAACATGATCCGGTTTCCCGAAAATTTTCAGTCTCCCCTGCCCGAGCAATTGAAGCAAATGGGCATCCAGGCCTCAGACGTGGAACACATCATCGTCACCCACTTGCATCAGGACCATGTGGGACACCTCAGCAGTTTTCCCAAAGCCAAAGTCTGGGTTTCCAGAGCAGAGTTTGAAGCCACCCAGAAACCTTTTGCCCACATGAAGGGATATTGGCCTTCCATGTTCCCTGAAGGCTTCAAACCCGACCTGATCGATTACAGAGACGGAACCTTCCACCATTTCGAGGCCAGCAAAGCCCTGTTTGAAGACCTCTGGATTGTTCCCACTCCGGGCCACTCACCCGGTCACCAGTCCGTCATTGTGAAAAGCCAGGACAGGTTTCTGGTGCTGGCAGGTGATGTGACTCCAGCCCTGCAATACCTGACTTTGGATGCTGTGGACATGATTTCAGCCATGGCTGATCCCCAGCAGGCCCGGCAGAGCAAACAGAAAATGGTGCGCTTCATGCAGGAACAAAACGCCCTTTATCTTCCTTCACATTGCCCTACAGCCATGGACCGCTTGCATGCTTTCCAAACACAAAAAACCCTCGCCTGA
- a CDS encoding TetR/AcrR family transcriptional regulator: protein MKTEDRRIQRTRDLLKTTLIQLIEKQGYESIAVQDLTREANMGRATFYLHYKDKHDLLWQSLKAPLEALRDRFPNSGSDLPEEPNPMLTALFELAGQEKTLFRTALDVPSAMQVGQSIRNYIADFFENRMKVSVPHATHPRMVAEFLAGGILGVLQWWLTEENALTAEQATLLLKQKAIFPVFQTLSICQD, encoded by the coding sequence GTGAAGACCGAAGACCGTCGCATCCAGCGCACCCGAGACCTGCTGAAAACCACTTTGATCCAGCTCATTGAAAAGCAAGGCTATGAAAGCATTGCTGTGCAGGACCTGACCCGAGAAGCCAACATGGGGAGGGCCACTTTTTACTTGCATTACAAAGACAAGCACGATCTGTTGTGGCAAAGTTTGAAGGCCCCTCTGGAAGCCCTGAGAGACCGTTTTCCCAACAGTGGATCCGATCTTCCAGAAGAGCCCAATCCCATGCTGACTGCTCTGTTCGAACTTGCTGGGCAGGAAAAGACCCTGTTCAGGACAGCACTGGATGTGCCCAGTGCCATGCAGGTGGGACAATCCATTCGCAATTACATCGCAGATTTTTTTGAAAACCGCATGAAGGTCAGTGTGCCCCATGCCACCCATCCCAGAATGGTGGCAGAATTTTTGGCTGGAGGCATTCTCGGGGTCTTGCAGTGGTGGCTGACTGAAGAAAACGCTTTGACCGCGGAGCAGGCCACCCTCCTGTTGAAACAAAAGGCCATTTTTCCGGTTTTTCAGACCCTGTCCATTTGCCAGGACTGA
- a CDS encoding PLP-dependent aminotransferase family protein, with protein sequence MTASLVQWDHLFADRAKRITSSTIRELLKLTQQPDIISFAGGLPAPELFPVQEVAAATQKVLTEQGAQSLQYSTTEGHAPLRKWIAAQQGNINPDNILLVSGSQQGLDLLGKILINPGDLIGVETPTYLGALQAFSPYEPEYVSIPTDDEGIDTTALEELLKQKNLKFIYAIPNFQNPTGRTMSLERRKKLVEITGKHGVLLLEDDPYGKLRFRGDFPPSLFSLGLEYAGGDESQNHVIYMSTFSKTLTPGLRVAWVSANPTINKKLVQAKQGADLHTPTLNQMIVFELVHEVLAKQTELVRKVYGERANLMKAALEKHLPEGVSFTDPEGGMFLWLTLPEHLKSTELLKQAVEYKVAFVPGTPFFALGGGENTMRLSYSCANAEQIERGISSLGEVLKKNL encoded by the coding sequence ATGACCGCTTCACTTGTCCAGTGGGACCACCTGTTTGCCGATCGCGCCAAGCGCATCACCTCTTCGACCATCCGTGAGCTTTTGAAACTCACCCAGCAACCGGACATCATCTCCTTTGCTGGTGGCCTTCCTGCCCCAGAGCTTTTTCCTGTGCAGGAAGTGGCAGCAGCCACCCAGAAAGTGCTGACCGAACAGGGGGCACAATCGTTGCAGTACAGCACCACCGAAGGGCATGCTCCCCTGCGCAAATGGATTGCTGCACAACAGGGCAACATCAATCCGGACAACATCCTGCTGGTGAGTGGTTCCCAGCAAGGTCTGGACCTGCTGGGCAAAATCCTGATCAACCCCGGCGACCTGATCGGCGTGGAAACCCCCACCTATCTGGGTGCCCTGCAAGCATTCAGCCCTTACGAGCCCGAGTACGTCAGCATCCCCACCGATGATGAAGGCATCGACACCACCGCTCTGGAAGAACTGCTGAAGCAGAAAAACCTGAAATTCATTTACGCCATCCCCAACTTCCAGAACCCCACCGGACGCACCATGTCTCTGGAGCGCCGCAAAAAACTCGTGGAAATCACCGGCAAACATGGCGTGCTGTTGCTGGAAGATGACCCTTACGGCAAATTGCGTTTCCGTGGCGATTTCCCACCCAGCCTGTTCTCTCTGGGTCTGGAATACGCTGGCGGCGATGAAAGCCAGAACCACGTGATCTACATGAGCACCTTCTCCAAAACCCTCACGCCCGGTCTGCGTGTGGCATGGGTGTCTGCCAATCCCACCATCAACAAAAAACTGGTGCAGGCCAAGCAAGGGGCAGACCTGCACACCCCCACCCTCAACCAGATGATTGTCTTTGAATTGGTCCACGAAGTGCTGGCCAAACAAACCGAACTGGTGCGCAAAGTGTACGGCGAACGGGCCAACCTGATGAAAGCCGCTCTGGAAAAACACCTCCCAGAGGGGGTCTCTTTCACCGATCCCGAGGGGGGCATGTTTTTGTGGCTCACCCTTCCCGAGCACCTCAAATCCACCGAACTGCTCAAGCAGGCCGTGGAATACAAGGTGGCTTTCGTGCCCGGAACCCCTTTCTTCGCTCTGGGCGGCGGAGAAAACACCATGCGCCTGAGCTACTCCTGCGCCAATGCAGAGCAGATCGAACGGGGCATCTCCAGCCTCGGAGAAGTGCTCAAAAAGAACCTGTAA
- a CDS encoding DUF4384 domain-containing protein, with protein sequence MQRHILVLPLLLLSVALAKPQISPQRIIVNPLPTDLYVNVWLDKGGNTPGYYPGENIRIFTRVNQDAYVYLFNVDADGHIDLILPNNYDNGDNFVQANTTKVFPDRNDPFEYEIAAPYGINKVLAVASREPLNLRSLARFTDENEYFATITIEGEWNFARKLSIIIQPLPQRDWVTDTARYNVRY encoded by the coding sequence ATGCAAAGACACATTCTCGTCCTGCCCCTTTTGCTGCTTTCCGTCGCTCTGGCCAAACCCCAGATCAGCCCCCAGAGGATCATCGTGAACCCTCTGCCCACCGACCTTTATGTGAATGTCTGGCTGGACAAAGGGGGCAATACCCCCGGTTATTATCCAGGCGAAAACATTCGCATTTTCACCCGGGTCAATCAGGATGCTTACGTGTACCTCTTCAATGTGGATGCCGATGGGCACATCGATTTGATCTTGCCCAACAATTACGACAACGGAGACAACTTTGTGCAGGCCAACACCACCAAAGTGTTTCCAGACCGCAACGATCCCTTTGAATATGAAATTGCTGCTCCATACGGCATCAACAAGGTGCTGGCCGTGGCCAGCCGTGAACCCCTGAACCTGCGTTCTCTGGCCCGTTTCACCGATGAAAACGAATACTTCGCCACCATCACCATTGAAGGGGAATGGAACTTCGCCCGCAAGCTCTCCATCATCATTCAGCCTTTGCCCCAGAGGGACTGGGTGACAGACACCGCCCGTTACAACGTCAGATACTGA
- the wrbA gene encoding NAD(P)H:quinone oxidoreductase, producing the protein MNQQTIQPKIAVIYYSSTGTNHTMASIAAEAARELNAEVRLLKVPETAPEQAINSRPEWRALIDQTRDIPEVTLPDLEWADALLFSTPTRYGGAASQMRAFIDTTGPLWGSGKLANKTVSVMTSAQNPNGGQETTLQTMYITLMHWGTILVPPGYTDQSIFAAGGNPYGTSVTATGQGVDDASKQAIVHQTRRLLEVTRCCLLGRQAMQEEKARD; encoded by the coding sequence ATGAACCAGCAGACCATTCAACCCAAAATCGCCGTGATTTATTACAGCTCTACAGGCACCAACCACACAATGGCTTCCATTGCTGCTGAAGCTGCCAGAGAGCTGAACGCAGAAGTTCGGCTCCTGAAAGTCCCAGAAACTGCACCTGAGCAGGCCATCAACAGCCGTCCAGAATGGCGTGCCCTGATCGACCAGACCCGTGACATCCCGGAGGTCACCTTGCCCGATCTGGAGTGGGCAGATGCCTTGCTGTTCAGCACCCCCACCCGTTATGGTGGAGCGGCCAGTCAGATGCGGGCTTTCATTGACACGACAGGACCGCTCTGGGGCAGTGGAAAACTGGCCAACAAAACCGTCAGTGTCATGACCAGTGCTCAAAACCCCAATGGAGGGCAGGAAACCACCTTGCAAACCATGTACATCACCTTGATGCATTGGGGCACCATCCTTGTGCCTCCGGGATACACCGATCAGAGCATTTTTGCTGCAGGGGGCAACCCTTATGGCACCAGTGTGACAGCCACAGGGCAGGGTGTGGATGATGCAAGCAAACAGGCCATTGTTCACCAGACCCGCAGATTGCTGGAAGTGACGCGATGTTGTTTGTTGGGACGTCAAGCCATGCAAGAGGAAAAAGCCCGGGATTGA
- a CDS encoding GrpB family protein: protein MPEIELVAHDPLWNQKYQQERRLLLKELFPVTGPLLIEHIGSTAIQPIRAKNIIDIMVGITRPLTPEAIEVFADLGYEFMGEMGVPGRLFFKREPRTHHVHVVEMDNDQGFWWEHVLFRDYLRAFPEAARRYEQVKLHLAALYPNDRPSYTLSKGAIVHELLEEAIQWEKSLGPVKRLQKVLQDAPFEWAVAGGWALAIQRGHAVRHHEDLDLFVYRDEQHILQRYFQEKGWTLERIHQGQFFSWDPAEDIMLPDHQVHAMHPAHPTLDLLLNDRDAEQWTYRRNPTVRCSVVIKHCRQGLPYLSPEVVLLYKSGSSAGIRTKDWEDAEQTFPRLTADQRDWLLSKLPADHPWQAFALLEG from the coding sequence ATGCCTGAGATTGAACTGGTGGCACACGATCCCCTCTGGAACCAGAAATACCAGCAGGAACGCCGATTGCTGCTGAAAGAACTGTTTCCAGTGACCGGACCTTTGCTCATCGAGCACATCGGTTCGACCGCCATCCAACCCATCCGGGCCAAAAACATCATCGACATCATGGTGGGCATCACCCGGCCCCTCACCCCAGAGGCCATTGAGGTTTTTGCAGATCTGGGCTACGAATTCATGGGAGAAATGGGTGTTCCCGGACGGCTTTTCTTCAAGCGTGAACCCCGAACCCATCATGTTCATGTGGTTGAAATGGACAACGATCAGGGGTTCTGGTGGGAACATGTGCTTTTTCGGGATTACCTGCGGGCTTTTCCAGAGGCTGCCAGACGCTACGAGCAAGTGAAATTGCACCTTGCAGCCCTGTACCCCAATGACCGACCTTCTTACACCCTGTCCAAAGGCGCCATCGTGCATGAGCTTTTGGAAGAAGCCATCCAATGGGAAAAAAGCCTCGGGCCTGTCAAGAGGCTGCAAAAGGTTTTGCAGGATGCCCCGTTTGAGTGGGCAGTGGCCGGAGGTTGGGCTCTGGCCATCCAGAGGGGCCATGCGGTGCGCCACCATGAAGACCTTGACCTGTTTGTTTACCGGGATGAGCAGCACATCCTCCAGCGGTATTTTCAGGAAAAAGGCTGGACCCTTGAACGCATCCATCAAGGCCAGTTCTTTTCGTGGGACCCTGCCGAAGACATCATGCTTCCCGACCATCAAGTGCATGCCATGCATCCTGCACACCCCACCCTGGACTTGCTTTTGAACGACAGAGATGCCGAACAGTGGACCTACCGCAGAAATCCGACCGTTCGCTGCTCTGTCGTGATCAAGCACTGCAGACAGGGTTTGCCTTACCTCTCACCCGAGGTGGTGTTACTGTATAAGAGCGGAAGTTCAGCAGGAATTCGAACCAAAGACTGGGAAGATGCCGAACAGACTTTTCCCCGTCTGACAGCAGACCAGCGCGATTGGTTGCTGTCCAAACTGCCTGCGGACCATCCATGGCAAGCTTTCGCACTTCTGGAGGGCTGA
- a CDS encoding DinB family protein, with protein MSDLTRGATPQLLADGFMGGGSFLNPEKILLDLSAPVACQKPLGAPHSAAEVVAHIDFWQNHILDELSGVESKTVEHASESWPAVDPEGWELLKTRTLSNLEQLRRYALEESERVLQDHETVGARLEVYLLHNAYHWGQVVLLRRMIDPEWPAAGEGLTW; from the coding sequence ATGAGCGATTTGACACGAGGGGCCACCCCCCAACTGCTCGCCGATGGCTTCATGGGCGGCGGGTCTTTTTTGAATCCTGAAAAAATACTGTTGGACCTTTCTGCCCCTGTGGCTTGCCAGAAGCCTCTGGGTGCACCTCACAGTGCAGCAGAGGTGGTTGCCCACATCGACTTCTGGCAAAACCACATTCTGGATGAACTGAGTGGTGTGGAAAGCAAAACCGTAGAACATGCCTCAGAAAGCTGGCCTGCAGTGGACCCAGAGGGCTGGGAACTCCTGAAAACCCGCACCCTAAGCAATCTGGAACAGTTGCGCAGGTATGCTCTGGAAGAATCCGAACGGGTTCTGCAAGACCATGAAACGGTGGGAGCCCGTCTGGAGGTTTACCTTCTGCACAATGCATACCACTGGGGACAGGTGGTTTTGCTTCGTCGCATGATCGACCCCGAGTGGCCCGCAGCAGGGGAGGGCCTGACATGGTGA
- a CDS encoding GNAT family N-acetyltransferase — MVTVSVRSSDPMSIGAEDLIHQLSPEPNAAYTVNETLTTGSLYAFLKAGSDFFLAYVEGRVVGCVGYRKFPFEQTDTIAQLRLLLVNPEYRWRQVATALLREAEQTASRRGYVTLRAEVDLNHTAAQHFFEEHGYSRVPKYGPYADDPMVICMERLII; from the coding sequence ATGGTGACGGTTTCCGTGCGTTCTTCGGATCCCATGTCCATCGGAGCAGAGGACCTGATTCACCAACTGTCCCCAGAGCCCAACGCAGCCTACACCGTCAATGAAACCCTCACCACGGGCAGTTTGTATGCTTTTTTGAAGGCAGGATCGGACTTTTTTCTGGCTTACGTTGAAGGTCGGGTGGTGGGTTGCGTGGGTTACCGCAAATTCCCTTTTGAACAAACCGATACCATTGCCCAACTGCGTTTGTTGCTCGTCAACCCCGAGTACCGCTGGCGTCAGGTGGCCACAGCCCTGCTCAGGGAAGCCGAACAGACCGCTTCCAGAAGGGGTTATGTCACCCTGCGCGCAGAAGTGGACCTCAACCACACCGCAGCCCAGCACTTCTTTGAAGAGCATGGCTACAGCAGGGTGCCCAAATATGGTCCTTACGCAGATGATCCCATGGTGATTTGCATGGAGCGACTGATCATTTGA
- a CDS encoding YkgJ family cysteine cluster protein, with the protein MNRFDPPPEHPPRSMFHRECTACGACCSAPDISTLQKPLGVPCKHLQADCLCSIYQERPLVCRNYQPDWVCGEVAPLPTLEKRIQRFLEIYGLG; encoded by the coding sequence ATGAACCGTTTTGACCCCCCACCAGAGCATCCTCCCAGAAGCATGTTTCATCGGGAGTGCACCGCTTGTGGGGCTTGCTGTTCTGCGCCGGACATCAGCACCTTGCAGAAACCTCTGGGTGTGCCCTGCAAGCACCTTCAGGCCGATTGCCTGTGCAGCATCTATCAGGAACGCCCTCTGGTGTGTCGCAATTACCAGCCCGACTGGGTGTGCGGTGAAGTGGCCCCTCTGCCCACATTGGAAAAGCGCATCCAGAGGTTTCTGGAGATTTACGGGTTGGGATGA
- a CDS encoding 4Fe-4S binding protein, giving the protein MLGGLFNSFLKLTNPTPRFTPERCLLTRYAVGGCSKCQDVCPHNAIDLSGNTVTISEVNCTGCGLCTQVCPSGALEFDIESTMHAIHKQQGAESTLACSQLSTPHPTLKCLARVTPASLVAAGAWNKEVTLLHGDCASCPVGGPEVLRHLMDVVDKADQYREATGQPLKVNLQQGQNATAENKGAIVSRRGIMGSLLGTAKQVVADLIPEQPLPFVDWSDPRERIPTDWIWRKKALKPSPAPDTEVYWVTPQVNDECNFCPVCMNVCPTEAIKREITPEGDFRILLEVASCTGCGACIPSCPQEAMFEQTHRPFSTLSEVVVLKEQAQGPNWFDEPLEEEGTSTGQEE; this is encoded by the coding sequence ATGCTCGGCGGGCTGTTCAACTCCTTCTTGAAACTCACCAACCCCACCCCACGGTTCACCCCTGAACGTTGCTTGCTCACCCGCTATGCGGTGGGTGGATGCTCGAAATGTCAGGATGTGTGCCCCCACAATGCCATTGACCTGTCGGGCAACACCGTCACCATCAGCGAAGTGAACTGCACTGGATGCGGTCTGTGCACGCAGGTGTGTCCCTCGGGTGCTCTGGAATTTGACATCGAGAGCACCATGCACGCCATCCACAAACAGCAGGGTGCAGAATCCACACTGGCCTGCTCGCAGCTCAGCACGCCCCATCCGACCCTCAAGTGCCTTGCCAGAGTGACCCCGGCTTCTCTGGTGGCTGCTGGAGCGTGGAACAAAGAAGTCACCTTGCTTCATGGAGATTGTGCCAGTTGTCCGGTTGGGGGTCCAGAGGTCCTGCGCCACCTGATGGATGTCGTGGACAAAGCGGACCAGTACCGGGAAGCCACCGGGCAGCCCCTCAAAGTCAACCTGCAACAAGGGCAGAACGCCACTGCAGAAAACAAAGGGGCCATCGTGAGCAGGCGGGGCATCATGGGAAGCCTGCTCGGGACCGCCAAACAGGTGGTGGCAGACCTCATCCCAGAGCAGCCTTTGCCGTTCGTAGACTGGTCGGACCCCAGAGAACGCATCCCCACCGATTGGATCTGGCGCAAAAAAGCCCTGAAACCCAGCCCTGCCCCAGACACCGAAGTCTACTGGGTGACCCCTCAGGTCAACGATGAGTGCAACTTCTGCCCGGTCTGCATGAACGTGTGCCCCACCGAAGCCATCAAGCGGGAGATCACTCCAGAGGGGGATTTCCGCATTCTGCTGGAGGTGGCTTCCTGCACCGGATGTGGAGCCTGCATTCCCAGTTGCCCTCAGGAAGCCATGTTCGAGCAAACCCACCGCCCTTTTTCGACCCTGTCAGAAGTGGTGGTCCTGAAAGAACAGGCACAGGGGCCCAACTGGTTCGATGAACCTCTGGAGGAAGAGGGCACCAGCACCGGACAGGAAGAATAG
- the murI gene encoding glutamate racemase, producing MPNEQNQSQPALQKAPIGVFDSGMGGLSVLKELVRLLPEEHFIYLADTLNCPYGQKSDAEIQRLSLNVMHFLQDQGVKSLVVPCNTASAAALQTLREDAGPDFPVVGLVPAVKPAVERTRTGTVGVLATEGTLRGRLLQEVIEQFAQPRNVTVLKATHPELVPLVESAQLNTPYTREVLQQTLQPLIDAGMDHLVLGCTHYLFLKEALGLLYPNLTLLDSGFAVAKQTRRVLTEKQLLSEGTTGKVTVFTTGEPNAVAPIVQTLWGEPMVVHRATPRKEEHA from the coding sequence ATGCCAAACGAGCAAAACCAGTCCCAACCTGCCCTCCAGAAGGCCCCCATCGGGGTTTTTGACTCGGGGATGGGTGGGCTGTCGGTCCTCAAAGAACTGGTGCGCCTGCTTCCAGAGGAGCACTTCATTTATCTGGCGGACACCCTCAACTGCCCTTACGGTCAGAAGTCGGATGCTGAAATTCAGCGGCTTTCCCTGAACGTCATGCATTTTTTGCAGGATCAAGGGGTGAAATCGCTGGTGGTGCCTTGCAACACGGCATCTGCAGCAGCCCTGCAAACGCTGCGTGAAGATGCCGGGCCGGATTTTCCGGTGGTGGGTCTGGTTCCTGCGGTCAAACCTGCTGTGGAACGCACCCGGACCGGAACGGTGGGCGTGCTGGCCACCGAAGGGACTTTGAGGGGGCGTTTGCTCCAAGAGGTGATCGAGCAGTTTGCACAGCCACGGAACGTGACGGTGCTCAAGGCCACCCATCCCGAGTTGGTCCCTCTGGTGGAATCTGCCCAATTGAACACCCCATACACCCGGGAGGTGTTGCAGCAAACCTTGCAGCCCCTCATCGATGCTGGGATGGACCATCTGGTGCTGGGGTGCACCCATTACCTGTTTTTGAAGGAGGCTCTGGGCCTCCTGTATCCGAATTTGACTTTGCTGGACTCTGGATTTGCTGTGGCAAAACAGACCCGCCGGGTCCTGACCGAAAAACAACTGCTGTCTGAAGGCACCACGGGAAAAGTCACGGTCTTCACCACTGGAGAACCCAACGCTGTCGCCCCGATTGTCCAGACCCTCTGGGGTGAACCCATGGTTGTGCACCGCGCAACCCCAAGGAAGGAAGAACATGCCTAG